In Zunongwangia profunda SM-A87, the following proteins share a genomic window:
- a CDS encoding Nif3-like dinuclear metal center hexameric protein: protein MIIQDIIKEIEEFAPLNYAEDFDNVGLLVGDKTAVVTGALITLDTLEATVDEAISKNCNLIVSFHPIIFSGLKKITGKNYVERVVLKAIKNDIAIYAIHTALDNQYKGVNDMICEKIGLINREILIPKKNSIKKLLTFVPADDAEKVRKAIFDAGGGSIGNYDNCSFNVNGTGSFKGNTSSNPVIGERGSLHFEKETQIGITFPAHLEGNILNALFTSHPYEEVAYEITSLENSNQHLGMGMIGELEKPQEEKAFLKTIKSTFKTGCLRHSELLEKPIKKVAVLGGSGAFAIENAKKAGADVYITADLKYHDFYKAEKNIVLADIGHYESEQFTKNLLYSFLTKKFSNFALILAETNSNPIKYI from the coding sequence ATGATTATTCAGGATATCATAAAAGAAATTGAGGAATTTGCTCCTTTAAATTATGCTGAAGACTTTGATAACGTAGGCCTTTTGGTAGGTGATAAAACCGCTGTAGTTACCGGAGCACTTATCACCTTAGATACGCTTGAAGCTACCGTAGACGAGGCTATTAGCAAGAATTGTAATCTTATTGTAAGTTTTCATCCTATTATATTTTCCGGACTCAAAAAAATTACTGGAAAAAATTATGTAGAGCGTGTTGTTTTAAAGGCCATAAAGAATGATATCGCAATATATGCAATCCATACTGCTTTAGATAACCAGTATAAAGGAGTTAATGATATGATCTGTGAAAAAATTGGACTCATAAACCGTGAAATCTTAATTCCCAAAAAAAACAGTATCAAAAAACTACTCACCTTTGTACCTGCAGATGATGCTGAAAAAGTTCGAAAAGCGATCTTTGATGCAGGTGGAGGCAGTATTGGAAACTATGACAACTGTAGTTTTAATGTAAATGGAACGGGAAGTTTTAAAGGAAACACCTCCTCTAATCCTGTGATTGGAGAACGCGGAAGCCTTCACTTTGAAAAAGAAACTCAAATTGGTATCACATTCCCGGCTCATTTAGAAGGCAACATTCTAAATGCTTTATTTACTTCCCATCCTTATGAAGAAGTAGCTTACGAGATTACCAGTCTGGAAAATAGCAACCAGCATCTTGGGATGGGAATGATTGGTGAATTAGAAAAACCGCAGGAAGAAAAAGCCTTTCTAAAAACAATAAAATCAACTTTTAAAACCGGCTGTCTACGCCATTCAGAATTATTAGAAAAGCCGATAAAAAAAGTGGCTGTTTTGGGTGGTAGTGGCGCTTTTGCGATCGAAAATGCGAAAAAAGCAGGGGCAGATGTGTACATCACAGCAGATTTAAAATATCACGACTTTTATAAAGCCGAGAAAAATATAGTGCTGGCCGATATTGGACACTATGAAAGCGAACAATTTACAAAAAATTTACTATATTCTTTTTTAACGAAAAAATTTAGTAATTTTGCACTTATTTTAGCAGAGACAAATAGCAATCCTATCAAGTATATTTAA
- a CDS encoding zinc ribbon domain-containing protein, whose protein sequence is MAKKNDLTVEEKLRALYDLQLVDSRIDEIRNVRGELPLEVQDLEDEVAGLNKRLQKLDGDIEVINNDIKNKKNLIDESKTTIKKYSEQQKNVRNNREFNALSKEVEYQELEIELAEKHIKEYKVQIEQKKQVIEQTKERLKDRQAHLDHKKGELDAILAETEKEEQALIDRSEQYENEIDARLVKAYKRIRSNVKNGLAIVPVERGASGGSYFTIPPQVIMEIAGRKKIITDEHSGRILVDEDLAKEEKEKMDQLFHSM, encoded by the coding sequence ATGGCAAAGAAAAATGATCTTACTGTAGAAGAGAAGTTAAGAGCTTTATACGATCTTCAGTTGGTAGATTCCAGAATTGATGAAATTCGAAACGTGAGAGGCGAACTTCCTTTAGAGGTACAGGATTTAGAAGATGAAGTAGCCGGATTGAATAAACGTTTACAAAAATTAGACGGTGATATCGAGGTGATCAACAACGATATCAAGAATAAGAAAAATCTTATCGACGAGTCTAAAACTACTATCAAAAAATATTCTGAGCAGCAAAAAAATGTTCGTAACAACCGTGAATTTAACGCTTTAAGCAAAGAAGTTGAATATCAGGAATTAGAAATCGAACTTGCTGAAAAACACATCAAGGAATATAAAGTTCAGATTGAGCAAAAGAAACAGGTGATCGAACAAACTAAAGAACGATTAAAAGATCGCCAGGCACATTTAGATCACAAAAAAGGTGAACTTGATGCCATCCTCGCCGAAACTGAAAAAGAAGAGCAGGCGCTTATTGACAGATCTGAACAGTACGAAAATGAGATCGACGCTCGTTTAGTAAAAGCTTACAAACGTATTCGTAGCAATGTAAAGAATGGATTGGCAATTGTACCGGTAGAACGCGGTGCTTCAGGAGGTTCTTACTTCACCATTCCACCACAGGTTATTATGGAAATTGCTGGTAGAAAGAAAATTATTACCGATGAGCACAGTGGCCGTATCCTTGTTGATGAAGATTTAGCAAAAGAAGAAAAAGAAAAAATGGATCAACTTTTCCATAGCATGTAA
- the msrA gene encoding peptide-methionine (S)-S-oxide reductase MsrA encodes MKSIFLTAVCILCFACGNNAQNKPATKPEIANAKPVEVPLENGMAKAYFASGCFWCVEAVYESVKGVKEAVSGYSGGHTKNPTYEQSNTGRTGHAESVEVIYDPKVVSFETLVKVYFGSQNPTQVNGQGPDHGSQYRSIIFYQDEQQKQTIEKIKAEVAKNYDKPIAAEILPFQKFWIAEDYHQDYEKYHPENPYIQKVSIPRINRFKKKFPELLKKEVQ; translated from the coding sequence ATGAAATCAATTTTCTTAACTGCCGTATGTATATTATGTTTTGCCTGCGGAAATAATGCCCAAAATAAACCGGCTACAAAACCTGAAATTGCCAATGCCAAACCCGTTGAAGTACCTTTAGAAAATGGCATGGCTAAAGCCTATTTTGCCAGTGGTTGCTTTTGGTGCGTGGAGGCGGTTTATGAAAGCGTAAAAGGAGTGAAAGAAGCTGTTTCTGGATATTCAGGCGGTCATACTAAAAACCCTACTTATGAACAAAGCAATACCGGAAGAACCGGGCATGCCGAAAGCGTAGAAGTTATTTATGACCCAAAAGTTGTAAGCTTTGAAACTCTCGTAAAAGTGTATTTTGGATCCCAAAACCCTACTCAGGTTAATGGGCAGGGACCGGATCATGGTTCCCAGTATCGCTCTATCATTTTTTATCAAGACGAACAGCAAAAACAAACTATAGAAAAAATAAAAGCTGAAGTTGCTAAGAATTACGATAAGCCCATCGCGGCAGAAATTTTACCATTTCAAAAATTCTGGATCGCCGAAGATTATCACCAGGACTATGAAAAATATCATCCCGAAAATCCATATATCCAAAAAGTCTCAATCCCAAGGATTAACAGGTTTAAGAAAAAATTTCCAGAGCTATTAAAAAAAGAGGTGCAGTAA
- a CDS encoding potassium/proton antiporter produces the protein MSITIENILLIGSLLLFISILAGKTSYRFGVPTLVLFLSVGILAGSEGIGGIYFNDPEIAQFIGIASLNFILFSGGLDTNWKSIKPVVWQGISLSTLGVLFTALGVGTFVWAITDFSIYEGLLLGAIVSSTDAAAVFSILRSKNLALKSHLRPTLELESGSNDPMAYFLTIAFLGLVLNPEQSIWSIIPLFIQQILIGGLLGFIFGKLCKIVINKIKLDFDGLYPVLAIALMFIVFSATNFMGGNGFLAVYLSGVYLGNQNLIRKKTIMQMFDGLAWLMQIVLFLTLGLLVYPSQIVPVVGIGIVISIFLIFIARPIGVLISLSFFKMKMRRRWYVSWVGLRGAVPIVFATYPLLAGVDKANFIFNIVFFVSLSSVIIQGTTLSVVAKWLHVALPDRVKPKSQVETFLSDGAKSIIREILIPKHNKAVGKRIVEIGFPKKAIIAMISRNEKFITPKGTTEIEANDILIILSEDERTMTHVYDTLEIKEGIEEI, from the coding sequence ATGAGCATCACCATCGAGAACATTCTTTTAATAGGTTCACTACTACTTTTTATAAGTATTCTTGCTGGTAAAACATCGTATAGATTTGGTGTCCCTACTCTGGTTTTATTTCTCTCTGTAGGAATTTTAGCTGGTAGTGAAGGTATTGGGGGCATCTACTTTAATGATCCAGAGATCGCGCAGTTTATCGGGATTGCTTCCTTAAATTTCATCTTATTTTCAGGAGGCTTAGATACGAACTGGAAAAGTATAAAACCGGTCGTTTGGCAGGGAATTTCATTATCTACGCTTGGGGTCTTATTTACAGCGCTTGGAGTGGGCACTTTTGTTTGGGCTATTACCGATTTTTCTATCTACGAAGGATTATTACTGGGTGCCATTGTATCTTCTACAGATGCGGCGGCGGTTTTCTCTATATTAAGATCAAAAAACCTGGCTTTAAAATCTCATTTGCGCCCCACATTAGAATTAGAAAGTGGTAGTAACGACCCGATGGCCTATTTTCTAACTATTGCTTTTCTCGGGTTAGTTTTAAACCCCGAACAAAGTATTTGGAGTATTATTCCACTTTTTATTCAGCAAATATTAATTGGTGGTTTATTGGGGTTTATTTTCGGGAAACTTTGCAAAATCGTCATCAACAAAATAAAATTAGATTTCGACGGACTTTATCCTGTACTGGCCATCGCGCTGATGTTTATTGTTTTTTCAGCAACCAATTTTATGGGAGGTAATGGTTTCTTAGCTGTATATTTAAGTGGGGTTTATCTGGGGAATCAAAACCTTATCCGGAAAAAGACCATCATGCAAATGTTCGATGGGCTTGCATGGCTCATGCAAATCGTTCTTTTCCTTACGCTAGGCCTATTAGTCTATCCAAGTCAGATTGTACCAGTTGTAGGCATTGGAATCGTAATTTCGATCTTTTTAATTTTCATTGCAAGGCCAATAGGTGTATTAATAAGTCTTTCATTTTTTAAAATGAAAATGCGGCGCCGCTGGTACGTAAGCTGGGTTGGGCTACGCGGCGCTGTACCCATCGTATTTGCTACTTATCCATTACTTGCCGGTGTGGATAAGGCTAACTTTATTTTTAATATTGTATTCTTTGTATCCTTAAGTTCAGTAATCATCCAAGGAACAACTTTATCTGTTGTAGCAAAGTGGCTGCATGTAGCACTTCCCGATCGGGTAAAACCAAAAAGCCAGGTTGAAACTTTCTTATCTGATGGAGCAAAATCCATCATACGGGAAATTCTTATTCCTAAACATAATAAAGCGGTAGGAAAACGAATTGTAGAAATTGGATTTCCCAAAAAAGCGATCATCGCCATGATCTCAAGAAACGAAAAATTTATAACTCCTAAAGGAACTACTGAGATCGAAGCTAATGATATCCTGATCATTCTTAGTGAAGACGAACGTACAATGACGCACGTTTATGATACCTTAGAGATAAAAGAAGGAATAGAAGAAATTTAA
- a CDS encoding FAD-dependent oxidoreductase produces MQQSKNIAIVGSGLVGSLLAIYLRKAGHRVTIFDRRPDVRKVEFSGRSINLAMSNRGWNALQRIGLEDEIRKIALPLDKRAMHVNEKPLYFQKYGKEGEAIYSISRGILNRKMIDLAEEAGAVFRFEEKVWDIDLNQAKIYTGTAETTPWTEYKFDLIFGADGAFSRVRHKMQRQSRFNYSQHFIDVAYKELTIPANPDGSHKLDHASFHIWPRGKFMLIAMPNLDGSFTCTLFMPFEGEISFESINTEAKAERFFEEYFPDIKEDIANLKNDFFKNPTSAMVTIKCFPWRYDDKIALIGDSAHAIVPFYGQGMNAGFEDISVLFDKMEEYGDDWDKIFSEYQIARKPNSDAIAELSYRNFVEMSSKTANPKFLLQKKIEKKFAENHPSAWVPLYSRVTFSAHPYAEALKIGDKQEKIMAEVLKIPNIETKWDSVEIEERILELLGEEIPV; encoded by the coding sequence ATGCAACAATCCAAGAATATTGCAATCGTAGGTTCTGGCCTGGTAGGCTCTCTACTGGCGATTTATTTAAGAAAAGCCGGTCATCGGGTAACTATTTTTGATCGTAGGCCAGATGTCAGAAAGGTAGAGTTTTCAGGCAGGTCCATCAATTTGGCAATGTCTAATCGAGGATGGAATGCTTTGCAGAGAATAGGTCTGGAGGACGAAATTAGGAAAATCGCCTTACCTCTGGATAAACGAGCTATGCATGTAAATGAGAAACCTCTTTATTTTCAGAAATATGGAAAAGAAGGAGAGGCGATTTATTCGATTTCCCGTGGGATTTTAAACCGAAAAATGATCGATCTTGCGGAAGAAGCAGGTGCGGTTTTTAGGTTTGAAGAGAAAGTTTGGGATATTGATCTAAATCAGGCGAAAATCTATACCGGTACTGCAGAAACAACCCCATGGACCGAGTATAAATTCGATCTTATTTTTGGTGCTGACGGTGCATTCTCTAGGGTTCGGCATAAAATGCAGCGACAAAGCAGGTTTAACTATTCGCAACATTTTATAGATGTGGCTTATAAAGAACTTACGATTCCTGCAAATCCCGATGGTTCGCACAAATTAGATCATGCTTCTTTTCATATCTGGCCACGTGGCAAATTTATGTTGATTGCCATGCCTAATTTGGACGGTAGTTTTACCTGTACCTTATTTATGCCGTTTGAAGGTGAAATTTCTTTTGAAAGTATCAATACTGAAGCGAAAGCAGAACGCTTTTTTGAAGAATATTTTCCCGATATCAAAGAAGATATTGCCAATTTAAAAAATGATTTTTTCAAGAATCCTACCAGTGCCATGGTTACTATAAAATGTTTTCCCTGGCGATACGATGATAAGATAGCTTTAATTGGTGATTCTGCGCATGCCATTGTACCATTTTACGGACAGGGAATGAACGCTGGCTTTGAAGATATTTCAGTACTTTTTGATAAGATGGAAGAATACGGCGATGACTGGGATAAGATCTTTTCTGAATACCAAATTGCACGAAAACCCAATAGCGATGCCATTGCTGAATTAAGCTACAGGAACTTTGTAGAAATGAGTAGCAAAACGGCGAATCCTAAGTTTTTACTTCAGAAAAAAATAGAAAAGAAATTTGCTGAAAACCATCCCAGTGCCTGGGTGCCGCTTTATTCCAGAGTAACTTTTTCAGCTCATCCTTATGCGGAAGCTTTAAAGATAGGGGATAAGCAGGAAAAAATTATGGCGGAGGTTTTAAAAATACCAAATATTGAAACTAAATGGGATAGTGTGGAAATCGAGGAACGAATCCTGGAATTATTAGGAGAAGAAATTCCTGTTTAG